A DNA window from Streptomyces sp. 71268 contains the following coding sequences:
- a CDS encoding maleylpyruvate isomerase family mycothiol-dependent enzyme, whose product MDSQPHDVPGLSWLGDPIDARPLFAPEQAALMATLRGLAPADWDREAVPGWTVRDLAAHVLGDFYGRLARDRDGHREGPAPAPGETLETFIHRVNREWVTAFSRVSPAALTDTLDLIGPQIVRLFATSDPHAPSLGVSWAGVDPAPTWLDSARDLTEFWTHRQQIRRAVGQAVDPDPASLAVVLDTFLRALPHTLREVAAPVGTQVRVRVNGPAGGTWTATATGPRWSLAEPDAGRPASVVRLDADTAWRLCVRDIQPEAALARADVEGDRELAEAVCQIVSIVY is encoded by the coding sequence ATGGACTCGCAGCCCCACGACGTGCCCGGCCTCTCCTGGCTCGGCGACCCGATCGACGCCCGCCCGCTGTTCGCCCCGGAACAGGCCGCGCTGATGGCCACGTTGCGCGGGCTCGCGCCCGCCGACTGGGACCGGGAGGCGGTGCCGGGGTGGACCGTGCGCGATCTCGCCGCGCACGTCCTGGGTGACTTCTACGGGCGCCTCGCCCGCGACCGCGACGGCCACCGGGAGGGGCCCGCCCCCGCGCCGGGCGAGACGTTGGAGACCTTCATCCACCGCGTCAACCGGGAGTGGGTGACCGCCTTCTCGCGGGTGAGCCCCGCAGCGCTCACCGACACCCTCGACCTGATCGGCCCGCAGATCGTGCGCCTCTTCGCCACCAGCGACCCGCACGCACCGTCGCTCGGCGTGTCCTGGGCCGGCGTGGACCCGGCCCCGACGTGGCTGGACAGCGCCCGCGACCTCACCGAGTTCTGGACCCACCGCCAGCAGATCCGCCGCGCCGTCGGCCAGGCCGTGGACCCCGACCCCGCCTCGCTCGCCGTGGTCCTGGACACCTTCCTACGGGCCCTGCCGCACACCCTGCGCGAGGTCGCGGCCCCGGTGGGCACGCAGGTCCGGGTGCGGGTCAACGGCCCCGCCGGGGGCACCTGGACCGCTACGGCCACCGGCCCGCGCTGGTCGCTCGCCGAGCCGGACGCGGGACGCCCCGCCTCGGTCGTACGCCTGGACGCGGACACCGCCTGGCGCCTGTGCGTCCGTGACATCCAACCCGAGGCCGCCCTGGCCCGGGCCGATGTCGAGGGCGACCGCGAGCTGGCCGAAGCGGTCTGCCAGATCGTGTCGATCGTCTACTGA
- a CDS encoding GntR family transcriptional regulator, whose translation MSTTEKRSGGTGSKAELSYDLLRSRILDGTYGPGYRLVLSQLAREAGVSTIPLREALRRLQSDGLVEVVRNIGARVAVFDATQVEHSLQVLARLEGYATAISAAHMSAPDVERSRQVNARMTKALEDFDPTAFTALNREFHFSLYAHCPDAHLVALLEAEWARLDHMRRSTFSYVPGRARRSVAEHERMLELIEAGARPEEIERVACAHKIATADALRQAQTAP comes from the coding sequence ATGAGTACGACGGAGAAGCGGTCGGGCGGTACGGGGTCGAAGGCCGAGCTGAGCTACGACCTGCTGCGCTCGCGCATCCTCGACGGCACCTACGGGCCCGGCTACCGGCTGGTCCTCAGCCAGCTCGCGCGGGAGGCCGGGGTCAGCACGATCCCGCTGCGCGAGGCGTTGCGCAGGCTCCAGTCCGACGGGCTGGTGGAGGTCGTGCGCAACATCGGCGCCCGGGTGGCGGTCTTCGACGCCACGCAGGTCGAGCACTCGCTCCAGGTCCTGGCCCGCCTGGAGGGGTACGCCACCGCGATCTCCGCCGCCCACATGTCGGCCCCGGACGTGGAGCGGTCCCGGCAGGTCAACGCCCGTATGACCAAGGCGTTGGAGGACTTCGACCCCACCGCCTTCACCGCGCTCAACCGGGAGTTCCACTTCTCCCTCTACGCGCACTGTCCCGACGCGCACCTGGTCGCCCTGCTGGAGGCCGAGTGGGCCCGCCTTGACCACATGCGTCGCTCGACCTTCAGCTACGTCCCCGGGCGGGCCCGGCGCTCCGTCGCGGAGCACGAGCGGATGCTGGAGCTGATCGAGGCGGGCGCGCGGCCCGAGGAGATCGAGCGAGTCGCCTGCGCCCACAAGATCGCCACGGCCGACGCGCTGCGCCAGGCACAGACCGCGCCCTGA